A genomic segment from Chloroflexota bacterium encodes:
- a CDS encoding mandelate racemase/muconate lactonizing enzyme family protein has product MKIIDIKTYLVDANWRNWVLAKVETDEGIHGWGEASMEMNEDIAPEAAIKRMSDYFIGKDPRTIELHWHTVYRDTWYHPCYVMESALAAMEIALWDILGKSLNAPVYQLLGGACRPRVRAYANGWYSKAKSIDDYGKLAQDAVSFGFKHIKIDPFWPSDLYGEPDEIARPREIIRTVREAVGSSTHILVEGHGRFNADRAIQIARALEEYNPYFFEDPVPPENVDVLARVTSSIGIPVCSGERTCTHWQAREIIERDAVSVFQPDVVHIGGISETRKAAAMASAHYIPISIHNPNGPVQTAASIHIGASTRNFLFTEFFYPDLPIYEEILKEPLSFSKGCFDLPTRPGLGIDFDENALLKRPPKQYRGVAALYDASAEPGSGSGY; this is encoded by the coding sequence ATGAAAATCATCGATATTAAAACCTATCTCGTCGATGCTAACTGGAGAAACTGGGTCCTGGCGAAGGTGGAGACCGATGAAGGGATTCACGGTTGGGGCGAAGCCAGCATGGAGATGAATGAGGATATAGCTCCTGAGGCCGCGATAAAGCGTATGTCAGATTATTTCATCGGCAAGGACCCGCGCACCATCGAATTACACTGGCATACTGTGTACCGCGATACCTGGTACCACCCGTGTTACGTGATGGAAAGCGCGCTGGCCGCTATGGAAATCGCGCTCTGGGATATACTCGGGAAGAGCCTCAATGCGCCTGTTTATCAACTTCTCGGCGGTGCCTGCCGCCCCAGGGTAAGGGCCTACGCCAATGGCTGGTACTCCAAAGCAAAGAGCATAGATGACTACGGGAAACTGGCCCAGGATGCCGTTTCCTTTGGTTTCAAGCACATTAAAATTGACCCTTTCTGGCCCAGCGATCTATACGGTGAACCGGATGAAATAGCCAGACCCAGGGAAATAATTCGAACGGTGCGCGAGGCTGTGGGCTCCAGCACACATATACTTGTTGAAGGTCATGGGCGATTCAATGCCGACAGGGCTATCCAGATTGCGCGTGCCCTTGAGGAGTACAACCCCTATTTCTTTGAGGACCCGGTGCCTCCGGAAAATGTTGATGTTTTAGCCAGAGTGACTTCGTCAATCGGCATACCTGTCTGTTCCGGAGAAAGGACATGCACACACTGGCAGGCCCGCGAAATAATAGAGAGAGATGCGGTATCGGTCTTCCAGCCCGATGTGGTTCATATAGGCGGCATCTCGGAGACCAGGAAAGCGGCGGCCATGGCCTCCGCTCACTACATCCCGATATCCATCCATAACCCCAATGGGCCGGTGCAAACGGCAGCCAGCATTCATATAGGTGCGTCAACGCGTAATTTCCTGTTTACCGAATTTTTCTACCCGGACCTTCCCATATATGAGGAGATACTGAAAGAACCGCTATCTTTCTCCAAGGGCTGCTTTGATTTGCCAACTCGGCCCGGTCTGGGGATTGACTTCGATGAAAATGCCCTGCTGAAACGGCCACCGAAACAATACCGTGGTGTGGCCGCACTATATGATGCCAGCGCCGAACCAGGGTCGGGTTCCGGGTATTAG
- a CDS encoding TRAP transporter large permease produces the protein MGIFVDLAILVGLLMLGVPAPFAFMAALVFLVYVYGFEPGAQLPMAFHKLKAFTLLSVPFFIMLGGFMSLGGMADKLVAVADALVGRIKGGLGMVAIVACAMVGAIAGTCSAAVASLGPLVIPEMEKQGYSRGYATGMLAVASVLGQLIPPSVPMILYGFVTWVPVTACFLAGVGPGILTVIIYCIINYFMVRNNPNVRVAPPIPIKAQAKQVGVAIHKGFFTLLLPIILLGGIYGGIFTTTEAAVVAMVYAIIVGLFIYRYLTIRMIGRTFVSQCVITGVVILMIVFVIILSRVMTMQNIPQSLIKMISGVTENYYVTLLLINVFLILLGMIVDDFTGTLLAAPLLFPLITHIGVNPIHFAAILGTNLGLGNVTPPTAPILYLAARIGNVSVDKMIKPALVFMVFGALPVVLVTTYWPDLSLFLPRLILPKIMAGMGG, from the coding sequence CTGGGCATATTTGTTGACCTGGCCATTCTGGTAGGTCTGCTCATGCTCGGTGTGCCTGCCCCCTTTGCCTTCATGGCGGCGCTGGTATTTCTGGTTTATGTCTATGGGTTTGAGCCCGGGGCGCAACTGCCCATGGCTTTTCATAAGTTGAAAGCATTTACCCTCCTTTCCGTTCCCTTCTTTATCATGCTGGGAGGGTTCATGAGTTTGGGAGGTATGGCGGACAAGCTGGTCGCTGTGGCCGATGCCCTTGTGGGCCGGATTAAAGGTGGTCTGGGAATGGTTGCGATAGTGGCCTGCGCCATGGTTGGCGCCATCGCCGGCACCTGCTCGGCGGCAGTGGCATCCTTAGGTCCACTGGTGATTCCAGAAATGGAAAAGCAAGGTTACTCCAGAGGATATGCCACCGGGATGCTGGCGGTCGCTTCGGTGCTGGGGCAGCTAATCCCCCCCAGCGTACCGATGATTCTCTATGGCTTTGTTACGTGGGTGCCAGTCACCGCCTGTTTTCTGGCCGGGGTCGGGCCCGGCATCCTCACCGTTATCATTTACTGCATTATTAATTACTTCATGGTACGGAACAATCCCAACGTCAGGGTGGCACCCCCGATACCGATTAAGGCACAGGCCAAGCAGGTGGGAGTTGCTATTCATAAAGGATTTTTTACCCTGTTGCTGCCCATTATCCTCCTGGGGGGTATCTACGGTGGTATCTTCACCACCACCGAAGCCGCCGTTGTAGCCATGGTCTATGCCATAATCGTCGGGCTGTTTATCTATCGTTACCTTACTATCAGGATGATCGGGAGGACCTTTGTCTCACAGTGCGTTATCACCGGAGTGGTCATTCTGATGATTGTCTTTGTCATCATTTTAAGCCGGGTGATGACCATGCAGAATATCCCGCAGAGTTTGATTAAGATGATAAGTGGGGTTACCGAGAACTACTACGTAACTCTGCTGTTGATAAATGTCTTCCTCATCCTCTTGGGTATGATCGTGGATGATTTCACCGGCACCCTGCTGGCAGCACCTCTTTTGTTTCCACTAATAACACATATCGGGGTGAACCCCATTCACTTCGCCGCTATTTTAGGCACTAACCTGGGATTAGGGAATGTTACTCCACCCACGGCTCCCATCCTTTATCTGGCGGCGCGTATCGGCAATGTCAGCGTTGATAAGATGATAAAGCCGGCGCTGGTTTTCATGGTTTTTGGCGCCCTGCCGGTGGTGCTAGTCACCACTTACTGGCCCGACCTGTCGCTGTTTCTGCCCCGGTTGATATTGCCCAAGATAATGGCCGGGATGGGCGGATAA
- a CDS encoding aminotransferase class III-fold pyridoxal phosphate-dependent enzyme yields MTINTLSIVDEYIKAHPGSQKLHERAMRIFAANGATHTARVLDPFRPYVVRAQGTRKWDVDGNEYIDFVMGHGALVLGHAHPAIVQAVQEQVAKGTHYGENHELEVEWAELIQRMMPAMEKIEFFPCGQEANMMAVRLSRLFTNRKRVLRFAENFHGWGDELVATTTPGVSNDCVTMLPGHDLELLEKELATKEYAMVMIEGGGAHMAGQVPWDPDFVRSIPPLTRKYGTIFLIDEVVTGFRDATGGWQSTIGVTPDLTSLGKIIGGGLGVGAVGGRADVMDMLKPKAPPQPFARHSGTWNANPLTSAAGVAACKLYLDGEPQRRANELGAYLRKKGNQALKDKGYAGRLYGRTISHVYLGPPDYEPADDSLPPTSDVAKLMSKADVKLKLCVHLLQRGIATMGGRFFVLSGMHTEKELDQAVDALISSLDAMAADGSLT; encoded by the coding sequence ATGACAATCAATACATTAAGTATAGTTGATGAGTATATTAAAGCGCATCCCGGCTCACAGAAGCTGCATGAACGAGCAATGCGAATTTTCGCGGCCAATGGTGCTACCCATACTGCCCGTGTCCTTGATCCCTTCCGCCCCTACGTAGTGCGCGCGCAGGGAACCCGCAAGTGGGACGTCGATGGCAACGAATACATCGATTTTGTCATGGGACACGGTGCCTTAGTTCTGGGTCATGCGCATCCCGCTATTGTCCAGGCAGTGCAGGAACAGGTGGCTAAAGGGACTCATTATGGGGAAAACCACGAACTTGAAGTAGAATGGGCGGAACTGATTCAGCGCATGATGCCGGCAATGGAAAAGATTGAGTTTTTCCCCTGCGGCCAGGAAGCAAACATGATGGCCGTTCGTCTTTCTCGCCTCTTCACCAATCGTAAGAGAGTACTCCGTTTCGCGGAGAACTTTCACGGCTGGGGTGACGAGCTTGTCGCCACCACTACTCCAGGGGTGAGCAATGACTGCGTCACCATGCTACCCGGGCATGATTTGGAACTGCTGGAAAAGGAGCTGGCGACCAAAGAGTACGCCATGGTCATGATTGAAGGTGGCGGCGCCCACATGGCCGGGCAGGTTCCCTGGGACCCTGATTTCGTCCGCAGTATCCCCCCGCTGACGCGCAAGTATGGCACGATATTCCTTATCGACGAGGTGGTTACCGGCTTCCGCGATGCCACCGGCGGCTGGCAGTCCACCATCGGGGTTACGCCCGATTTGACCAGTCTGGGCAAGATTATCGGCGGTGGGCTCGGTGTCGGCGCAGTTGGTGGTCGGGCTGATGTAATGGACATGCTCAAACCCAAGGCTCCTCCACAACCTTTTGCCCGGCACTCCGGAACCTGGAATGCCAACCCGCTCACCTCGGCCGCTGGGGTAGCCGCCTGCAAACTGTACCTTGATGGCGAACCACAGCGACGGGCCAATGAACTGGGCGCATATCTCAGGAAGAAAGGCAATCAGGCATTGAAGGACAAAGGGTATGCCGGCCGACTCTATGGGCGAACAATTAGCCATGTCTATCTTGGTCCGCCTGACTATGAACCGGCTGATGATAGCCTGCCGCCCACATCAGACGTGGCGAAGTTAATGTCGAAAGCGGATGTGAAGTTAAAGCTTTGCGTGCACCTGCTTCAGAGAGGCATCGCTACCATGGGCGGAAGGTTCTTCGTCCTGTCTGGTATGCATACCGAAAAGGAGCTGGACCAGGCAGTGGATGCCCTGATTTCAAGCCTTGATGCCATGGCAGCGGATGGAAGCTTAACTTAG